A genomic region of Gemmata massiliana contains the following coding sequences:
- a CDS encoding terminase gpA endonuclease subunit: MAKKKRPAKKPARKKAPKHPAAKKPAPPVVPPPRVPRVAAPAPGDGERDRKAAVSRKRHDTSREAGFPPNIADPDRREACSRSLKLFCETYSPQAFAMGWSESHLRAIARMEEAATRGALFAFAMPRGSGKTTISRMAALWATLNAVCRYAFVIGATSDKAGQSLDAMKTLIRFSDTLADDYPEVSHYARALNGIANRATGQTCDGVSTMIEWSADGIVFPTVPPPENWPEHWPRRGDGMVPTSGIVIATSGLTGDGLRGSVKQLTNGENVRPDFVLLDDPQTPESARSKTQNVVREQLVSADVLGMAGPGKKIAAVMPCTVIEPGDMADQLLNRKKHPLWRGERSGILKSLPKNLDKWDEYLEEYARCAQLEPPDFTDSNALYRRMQTVLEEGAVASWEARKDPGDVSAIQHAMHIRFRDPFAFAAEYMNDPKPLHAVAASVLNGDALAKKVTNLARLVVPRPCTRVTAFIDVGAHLLWYAVVAWDERFGGSVIDYGAYPDQNRIYFAAGDARHTLGTVPGMERVPQEAAIYAGLAALTARILDRKYVQEETGTELHARQCLIDANWGPFTDLVYDFCRRDGHAGVLLPSHGKYIGPKATPINGWAKRSPDEVKGPGWRISTAETGKRGRKVVFDTNHFKTFLAERFRTPLGAPGCLTLFNAPEGGHQMFADHCTAEYPKPREEGAAGYAVDEWVSRMNRDNHLWDCVVGNALAASLTGLRWDAGAASGVKRSDLVSSAPALSFSEEQRLARAARGYNGGRR; the protein is encoded by the coding sequence ATGGCCAAGAAGAAGCGACCGGCGAAGAAACCCGCCCGGAAGAAGGCGCCGAAGCACCCGGCCGCGAAAAAGCCGGCGCCCCCGGTGGTACCGCCCCCTCGCGTTCCGCGCGTCGCGGCGCCCGCTCCGGGGGACGGGGAGCGCGACCGCAAGGCGGCCGTGAGCCGGAAGCGGCACGACACCTCGCGCGAAGCCGGGTTCCCGCCCAACATCGCGGACCCGGACCGGCGCGAGGCGTGTTCCCGGTCCCTGAAACTGTTCTGTGAGACGTACTCGCCCCAGGCGTTCGCGATGGGGTGGAGCGAGTCGCACCTGCGCGCGATCGCGCGCATGGAGGAGGCCGCGACCCGGGGCGCCCTGTTCGCGTTCGCGATGCCGCGCGGTTCGGGCAAAACCACGATTAGCCGGATGGCCGCGCTATGGGCCACGCTCAACGCGGTGTGCCGGTATGCGTTCGTGATCGGGGCCACGTCGGACAAGGCGGGCCAGTCCCTCGACGCGATGAAAACCCTGATCCGGTTTAGTGATACGCTCGCGGACGATTACCCCGAGGTGTCGCACTACGCGCGCGCCCTCAACGGGATCGCGAACCGGGCCACGGGTCAGACGTGCGACGGGGTGTCCACGATGATCGAGTGGTCCGCGGACGGGATCGTGTTCCCGACGGTTCCGCCCCCGGAGAACTGGCCCGAGCACTGGCCCCGGCGCGGGGACGGGATGGTACCCACGTCGGGGATCGTGATCGCCACGAGCGGGCTCACCGGGGACGGGTTGCGCGGGAGCGTGAAGCAACTCACCAACGGGGAGAACGTGCGCCCGGACTTCGTTCTGCTCGACGACCCGCAGACCCCGGAGAGCGCGCGGTCCAAAACGCAGAACGTGGTGCGGGAGCAGCTCGTGAGCGCGGACGTGCTCGGGATGGCGGGTCCGGGGAAGAAGATCGCGGCCGTGATGCCGTGTACCGTGATCGAGCCGGGGGACATGGCGGACCAGCTCCTGAACCGCAAGAAACACCCGCTCTGGCGCGGGGAGCGCTCGGGCATCCTCAAGAGCCTGCCCAAGAACCTGGACAAGTGGGACGAGTACCTGGAGGAGTACGCGCGGTGCGCGCAGCTCGAGCCCCCGGACTTCACCGACTCGAACGCGCTGTACCGGCGCATGCAAACCGTTCTGGAAGAAGGGGCGGTAGCGAGCTGGGAGGCGCGGAAAGACCCCGGGGACGTGAGCGCGATTCAGCACGCGATGCACATCCGGTTCCGCGACCCGTTCGCGTTCGCGGCCGAGTACATGAACGACCCGAAGCCGTTGCACGCGGTCGCGGCGTCGGTGCTCAACGGGGACGCGCTGGCGAAGAAGGTCACGAACCTGGCGCGCCTCGTCGTCCCGCGGCCCTGCACGCGGGTAACGGCGTTCATCGACGTGGGCGCGCACCTGCTGTGGTACGCGGTTGTGGCGTGGGACGAGCGATTCGGCGGGTCCGTGATCGACTACGGCGCGTACCCGGACCAGAACCGCATCTACTTCGCGGCGGGGGACGCGCGGCACACGCTGGGCACGGTTCCGGGGATGGAACGGGTGCCCCAGGAGGCCGCGATTTACGCCGGGCTCGCGGCGCTCACGGCGCGCATTCTCGATCGGAAGTACGTGCAGGAGGAGACGGGTACCGAGCTGCACGCGCGCCAGTGCCTCATTGACGCGAACTGGGGGCCGTTCACGGACCTGGTGTACGACTTCTGCCGGCGCGACGGGCACGCGGGGGTGCTGCTCCCGTCGCACGGGAAGTACATCGGCCCGAAGGCCACGCCGATCAACGGTTGGGCCAAGCGGAGCCCGGACGAGGTGAAGGGGCCGGGGTGGAGGATCTCGACCGCGGAGACCGGGAAGCGGGGCCGCAAGGTGGTGTTCGATACGAACCACTTCAAGACGTTCCTGGCGGAGCGGTTCCGCACCCCGCTCGGGGCGCCCGGGTGCCTCACCCTGTTCAACGCGCCGGAGGGCGGGCACCAGATGTTCGCGGACCACTGCACGGCCGAGTACCCGAAGCCCCGCGAGGAGGGCGCGGCCGGGTACGCGGTGGACGAGTGGGTGAGCCGGATGAACCGGGACAATCACTTGTGGGACTGTGTGGTGGGGAACGCGCTCGCGGCGAGCCTGACCGGGTTGCGCTGGGACGCGGGCGCGGCGAGCGGCGTGAAGCGGTCCGATCTGGTGTCCTCGGCGCCGGCGCTGAGTTTCAGCGAGGAGCAGCGACTGGCCCGCGCGGCGCGGGGTTACAACGGGGGGCGACGATGA
- a CDS encoding phage portal protein, which produces MATLPRFVRRILDRVTGHRPVTLRDERGVTGRPAPVRGRYDAAGTSDENRNHWGAADGLSANAAHSPAVRQILRNRSRYEAQNNGYCKGLLRTRRNDVVGTGPRLQATLPGEFTYYDTDFGTLNAVVPEGTASAVERKWVEWCDRIGLADKLRVLVETGDRDGETFAVMVNNPGLPADGPQLDVRLYEADQVTTPDLWWNDPLAVDGIRFDAHGNPVEYHFLRAHPGDLIGKALAYDRVPASAVFHWYDPDRPNQARGIPATTPALPLYAQVRRYTLAALTSAEVGATISGVMSTKNILPEYQAPADPTGAAPQRPRFDRVEVERGGLLTLPEGWEATAFDAKQPVAGYGEFKREILTESGAALNAPRNISTKSSSEYNYSSARLDHIPYRAEVAIIRDRLRRVILDRLFRAWLKEAVLIPGYLPAKVPPAALWSLSWQWDGVPSIDPVKDATADDIGLKNGTKTLSDVLAERGKSWEEHLRQKAREIALARRLEKENGLTPGTLYPLTPSTGTAPQPVEEPADAEPTAAA; this is translated from the coding sequence ATGGCCACGCTCCCGCGCTTCGTGCGCCGCATTCTCGACCGGGTCACCGGTCACCGGCCCGTCACACTCCGCGACGAGCGGGGCGTAACCGGGAGGCCCGCGCCGGTGCGCGGGCGGTACGACGCGGCGGGCACGTCCGACGAGAACCGGAACCACTGGGGCGCGGCCGACGGGCTCAGCGCCAATGCCGCGCACTCCCCGGCCGTGCGCCAGATCCTGCGCAACCGGTCCCGGTACGAGGCCCAGAACAACGGGTACTGCAAGGGGCTGCTCCGGACCCGGCGGAACGACGTGGTCGGGACCGGGCCGCGCCTGCAGGCCACGCTCCCGGGCGAGTTCACGTACTACGACACCGACTTCGGCACCCTGAACGCGGTCGTGCCCGAGGGCACCGCGTCCGCGGTCGAGCGCAAGTGGGTCGAGTGGTGCGACCGGATCGGGCTCGCGGACAAGCTCCGCGTCCTGGTGGAAACCGGGGACCGGGACGGCGAGACGTTCGCGGTCATGGTGAACAACCCGGGGCTCCCGGCGGACGGCCCGCAGCTCGACGTGCGGTTGTACGAAGCGGACCAGGTGACCACGCCGGACCTGTGGTGGAACGACCCGCTCGCGGTGGACGGGATCCGGTTCGACGCGCACGGGAACCCGGTCGAGTACCACTTCCTGCGCGCGCACCCGGGCGACCTGATCGGGAAGGCGCTCGCCTACGACCGGGTGCCCGCCTCGGCCGTGTTCCACTGGTACGATCCGGACCGCCCGAACCAGGCCCGGGGTATCCCCGCGACCACGCCCGCGCTCCCGCTGTACGCACAGGTGCGCCGGTACACGCTCGCGGCGCTCACCTCGGCCGAGGTCGGGGCCACGATCTCGGGGGTCATGTCCACGAAGAACATCCTGCCCGAGTACCAGGCGCCCGCGGACCCGACCGGTGCCGCGCCCCAGCGCCCGCGGTTCGACCGGGTGGAGGTCGAGCGCGGCGGGCTGCTGACGCTCCCCGAGGGCTGGGAGGCGACGGCGTTCGACGCGAAGCAACCGGTGGCCGGGTACGGGGAGTTCAAGCGCGAGATCCTGACCGAGAGCGGGGCCGCACTGAACGCGCCGCGGAACATCTCGACCAAGAGCAGCTCCGAGTACAACTACTCGTCGGCGCGGCTCGACCACATCCCGTACCGGGCCGAGGTCGCGATCATCCGCGACCGCCTGCGCCGCGTCATCCTCGATCGCCTGTTCCGCGCGTGGCTCAAGGAGGCGGTGCTGATCCCGGGATACCTCCCAGCGAAGGTGCCCCCGGCCGCGTTGTGGTCCCTGTCGTGGCAGTGGGACGGGGTGCCCTCGATCGACCCGGTGAAGGACGCCACGGCCGACGACATCGGGCTCAAGAACGGCACCAAGACACTGTCCGACGTGCTCGCGGAGCGCGGCAAGAGCTGGGAAGAGCACCTGCGCCAGAAGGCGCGGGAAATCGCGCTGGCGCGCCGGCTCGAGAAGGAGAACGGGCTCACCCCGGGCACGTTGTACCCGCTCACCCCGAGCACCGGGACCGCCCCCCAACCCGTCGAGGAGCCGGCCGATGCCGAACCGACAGCAGCGGCGTAA
- a CDS encoding phage major capsid protein: protein MPNRQQRRKAASVARRETRQVKAAVTAARAVAGSIPKTVPPQRISGRAAPVAITGAEAPTADQPARFEMVAYTGEAMRIGCYGEPVIVDLETADLSEPLIPALYDHWAHLSDIVGQVETLAIENKQLVARGRFTPIEPDATGRGGNRAGEVLKLARQGYRWQASVGADPAQVIQIEAGAVGVANWGREYPGPCVIGRGCKFREMSFVVLGGDRKTSVLAARHRSTPIQGAAMNPTFDEWLAAMGFADPAALDPTQSANLKLLYQSEYPEGETEEEEPATEPPPVEPVTAAAQRPAIRATGRGGRANTIANANRIHAANLERIDRINAIHAEHGCPQIDAGGGRMVSLAAHAIRSNWDVSRTELAAIRASRPNPEPNRTRDTDANRLQAATVEAAILITAGFSADRVGLWVASSDRERVMNEAVGSRFRGYSLHAVMDETIRAAGHHFHGSRKSDDFIRAALDADRMIRASQGFTTVSLSNVLGNTANKAMNAAYEAQAVAWKLIAAVRSHSDFKAVTRVRLDSTGAFKKVGQDGELKHVGLSEGAYTNQLATFGAIIALTRQMMINDDLQAFLEIPRLLGRMSALRIEELVFVTLLSNPGSFFSGGNGNLLTGAGSAFGVAALTASEAAFDNQVDSNGKPILTVPDRVLVPTTLKTPAAIMYKDTTLVTTTDTQLYSADNPHAGKYQPVVSPYLNNTAIKDQDGAAITGQSSTAWYQFANPAVRAAIAVAFLNGQETPTIQDAETDFSTLGRQWRAFHDFGVGMEDTTAVVKNAGA, encoded by the coding sequence ATGCCGAACCGACAGCAGCGGCGTAAGGCCGCGAGCGTGGCCCGTCGCGAGACCCGCCAGGTCAAGGCCGCGGTTACGGCCGCGCGTGCGGTCGCGGGCTCGATCCCGAAGACGGTTCCGCCCCAGCGCATCAGCGGGCGGGCCGCACCGGTCGCGATCACCGGGGCCGAGGCGCCGACCGCGGACCAACCGGCCCGGTTCGAGATGGTGGCGTACACCGGTGAGGCCATGCGCATCGGGTGCTACGGCGAGCCGGTGATCGTGGACCTGGAGACCGCGGACCTGAGCGAGCCGCTCATTCCCGCGCTCTACGACCACTGGGCGCACCTGTCGGACATCGTGGGCCAGGTCGAGACGCTCGCGATCGAGAACAAGCAGCTCGTCGCGCGCGGGCGGTTCACCCCGATCGAACCGGACGCGACCGGGCGCGGGGGCAACCGGGCCGGTGAGGTGCTCAAACTGGCGCGCCAGGGGTACCGGTGGCAGGCCAGTGTGGGCGCGGACCCCGCGCAGGTCATCCAGATCGAGGCCGGGGCCGTGGGCGTGGCCAATTGGGGCCGCGAGTACCCGGGGCCGTGCGTGATCGGCCGCGGGTGCAAGTTCCGAGAAATGTCTTTCGTGGTGCTCGGCGGCGACCGGAAAACGTCCGTGCTCGCCGCCCGGCACCGCTCAACCCCCATCCAGGGAGCAGCAATGAACCCGACTTTTGACGAATGGCTCGCCGCGATGGGGTTCGCCGACCCCGCCGCGCTGGACCCGACCCAGAGCGCGAATCTGAAGCTCCTCTATCAGTCGGAGTACCCCGAGGGGGAAACCGAAGAAGAGGAACCCGCGACGGAGCCGCCCCCGGTGGAACCCGTTACGGCCGCCGCGCAGCGCCCCGCGATCCGCGCGACCGGTCGGGGCGGGCGCGCGAACACGATCGCGAACGCGAACCGGATTCACGCGGCGAACCTCGAGCGCATCGACCGCATTAACGCGATCCACGCCGAGCACGGGTGCCCGCAGATCGACGCCGGGGGCGGGCGCATGGTGTCGTTGGCGGCCCACGCGATCCGCTCGAACTGGGACGTGTCCCGGACCGAACTGGCCGCGATCCGCGCGAGCCGCCCGAACCCGGAGCCGAACCGGACCCGGGACACCGACGCGAACCGGTTGCAGGCCGCGACCGTCGAGGCCGCGATCCTCATCACGGCCGGGTTCAGCGCGGACCGGGTGGGGTTGTGGGTGGCGTCGTCGGACCGCGAACGGGTGATGAACGAGGCGGTGGGCTCGCGGTTCCGCGGGTACTCGCTCCACGCGGTCATGGACGAGACCATTCGCGCGGCCGGGCACCACTTCCACGGGTCGCGCAAGTCGGACGACTTCATCCGCGCCGCGCTCGACGCGGACCGGATGATCCGCGCGAGCCAGGGGTTCACCACGGTGAGCCTCTCGAACGTGCTGGGGAACACCGCGAACAAGGCCATGAACGCGGCTTACGAGGCCCAGGCGGTCGCGTGGAAGCTGATCGCGGCCGTGCGCAGTCACAGCGACTTCAAGGCCGTGACCCGGGTGCGCCTGGACAGCACCGGGGCGTTCAAGAAGGTCGGTCAGGACGGGGAGCTGAAACACGTCGGGCTGTCCGAGGGCGCGTACACGAACCAGCTCGCGACGTTCGGGGCCATCATCGCGCTGACCCGGCAGATGATGATTAACGACGACCTGCAGGCGTTCCTGGAAATCCCCCGGCTGCTCGGGCGCATGAGCGCGCTGCGGATCGAGGAGCTGGTGTTCGTGACGCTGCTCTCGAACCCGGGGAGCTTCTTCAGCGGGGGTAACGGGAACCTGTTGACCGGGGCCGGGTCCGCGTTCGGGGTGGCCGCGCTGACCGCGTCGGAAGCGGCGTTCGACAACCAGGTGGACAGCAACGGGAAGCCGATCCTCACGGTCCCGGACCGGGTGCTCGTGCCGACCACGCTGAAGACCCCGGCCGCGATCATGTACAAGGACACGACGCTCGTCACCACGACGGACACCCAACTGTACAGCGCGGACAACCCGCACGCGGGCAAGTACCAGCCCGTGGTGAGCCCGTACCTGAACAACACCGCGATCAAGGACCAGGACGGGGCCGCGATCACCGGGCAAAGCTCCACGGCGTGGTACCAGTTCGCGAACCCGGCGGTCCGGGCCGCGATCGCGGTGGCGTTCCTCAACGGCCAGGAGACCCCGACGATCCAGGACGCGGAGACCGACTTCTCGACCCTCGGGCGCCAGTGGCGCGCGTTCCACGATTTCGGGGTGGGGATGGAAGACACGACCGCGGTCGTGAAGAACGCCGGCGCCTAA